In Oryza sativa Japonica Group chromosome 8, ASM3414082v1, the sequence ttatttgtaagtTTTATTGGTATATAATATCAATATTTTGTTGTATATACCGATATGAGTGCTGGTTACTAAtaatttcttaattttgaattttagttatttttaaattggaTTTCTATGTGTATCAAAGCAAGAATTTTCGGTCTGCTAGTTGATGAAGCGGATTGCAACAAAAGATTTATGTTTGTTAATCTGCTGATGAAGTGGATTGTAGTAAAAAGATTACTGGCGTGCTAATTTGCGGCGAGAAAATCATGtgattatttttgttatttatgtTTTTCTAGGACATGTATTTATTGAGATGACATGTATTGTGTACAAttcaaaaacggataactcaaTTACCATGATATGGGCATGCAGAATATGATTGTGTTTGGTTCTCTCATACGGATTCCAAAGAATCATTATTACACACTATCATTATAAcatcctttgttttttttttctatttgtccGTTTGCATGACCTAATCCTAATACACTtggtgttttgttttttctcttattttctttcgattaatgtgagaatttctaagccgtgagagcgaacgtggagactactttttctattacttttaACTATATAATAGATGATTTAGTCACAAAAATTTGATAAAAAATTTCAAGAAATGAAAAAGGGTACTGTAGGTCATACCTTCTGGTGTAGCTGGACGCTTGGACGAACAGTCTTTGTCGGCGCTGGCGCCAGTGTCACTGGCATGTGGGCCCACGTTGCCGTGGGAGGAGGCAGAGCTGGGAGGGTGCTCAAGCTCTGCTTGAGGCTGCCCCACGGTGTTATCAAGGGGCTCCATTGGTGAGACAGAGCTCAGAGCCAGAGGAAGATCGTCACCATCATAGTCTGCAGAAACCCACTGATTAATCACTATGCTGGTTTTTAACAGGTTAAAATCTGTGTAACATCTAAACATGTACTCCGAAAATGATGTTCTTTACTTAACAAGCAGTACATACACTGCACACATGATACACAAAATGATGTGTTAGGGCAGCAATGTAGCACTAATCTTGGGTAGGCCCAGGCATAAATTTCACGAGAACCGTACTTAACAATCATTTATAAGTTTGTCTTAGTTATTTGGAATCGTACCACTACTATGGAATAAATGGAAGATACAGGACTAATTATTGCTAAAAGAGTGTGAAGTAAGCTAAACCAACTCAGAGTAATGTACAGATCCTGTACCTAGGAAACAGGTAACGTCACTGTTCTTCTCGTTCAGAAAGCAGCTGGAATCGAAGCCTACGAGCTGCTGCTCCTCATTCCCGTCCCGGAAACTCTGAAGAGATTTATCAGAGTGAAACGAGAAAAACAAAGGAAGCAAGCATCAGACATAAGCTCTCAGAGCAAGAACTGCATGTAATTCTGACACAATTGAAGCTTGAACTCACCTGGAGCAGTTCATCAAACTCGTCGTACATCACCATGGTATCCTGATGCGCCGGTAAACCCGTCACCACCGCTTCCGAAGCAGGCGACTCCATACCTGCATGAGCCAACCAATTAACGACCACGAGAATTACCTCCATGAACACAGGCTGATTTCAAAGAGAACAGAAGAAACAATCGAAAAAAGGGCATGCAGAATTGTGTCTGCATGTGCAATGCAGTGTGTGCAAGAACCTACACTTGGGGAAgaagagctcgagctcgagctcacgGCCATGGGGGGTGTGACCATGACCATGAGGAATAGGatcaccggcggcgccgactCCCACTACTCCCAGACCAAAGCACCTAAGCTGTGGAACCCATTCGAACAGGAAGCGGCCAGTGTCGCCCAGGCCACAGGCCATGGTGTCCAAAGGCCACCGCCATGCGCGCGTCTCTCTTTCTTGCGCTGTCTCCATGTCCATGGcacgcagcagcagccagcagcagtGGAGCTCCAGAGAGTGCGGGTGGCATGGCATGCGTGCTTAAATAGAAGGGCTTTTGAGAAAAAAGGTTGTGTAGAGTGTGTTGTGTGCTCTGCGAGGATGCAGTACGGCAATGTCAAGCTGCTGCGTGCAACAGTTTTTCGTCAGGGAACGAGGAAAATAAAGCTTGGAAAAAATTTTGCAAAGTCAGAGGAGGCAACGAGGCAGGGGGAAAGCATGCAAAAGGGTAAGCtaggagtggagtggagtgtgTGAGGGTGTGGCTCTTTCTCGTGGTTCGTTCTGTTTGATGACATTTCTGCCTTTTCCCTCGTTTCTTTTGTGTATCGTCCCTCGATCCATTGCAGCATTGCTAGTCTAAGTctgccccttttttttttttgcttttgatTTTGCGTACAATTGATGGAAAGGAGAGAAGTGCTTTCTGTGTTATTCCGTTTTGTTTCGACACATACCAAGGAAAAGAAACCTTAAGAAAATTGAGCACATCTCATGTGGGGCTTGATTGACTTCTAATCAGgatttaaagtaactttcaatCAAAATCTGGAAATTTTTCCAGCTTTCaatcaataaataaatataagctGGGTCATAGTAGCATTTGgtctaataaaataaaataatatagataattttttttgttggaataaattatttcctttttttaaatgGTTAGGCCtgtaaaatattttctataaatttgctCAACTTAAAAGAAGTTTAACTAAAAAAGTCAAAGAAGTTTAAAATATGAAAGAGAGGGAGTAGAGCATATATAGGGTCTCTTTGAAGAATTTTAGATTTTAAGAAGCAATTTGTGGTAATCTGATTGGTGAGAGCCTGGATAAGATAAGTCAgctcattttctagattctataactacagcttctcagaatTTGAATAAAAATATGGATTGTTGTTTGGGGgtagtttttcatttttatttttgagaaGCAACAGCTGCAATTAGCTCCTCCAAACGTACCCATAACATGAATAGCTTTGTGCCTTGGTGTGAATGGCGGTGATTAAGCCCATGGTTGTGTTGCCCCTCTCTTGCACCAACACACACACATTCTCTCGCCTTCTACTTCTCCCTCCCATTGCTTCCGTTTTGGATGACTGGACCCGACCGCCCATTTCAATTCCgccagcccccccccccccccccccccggtaaAAAAAGTGCGTACAACCCACTATTAATTGAACCAAATTTCATATTTTGACTTAACAAAATGCATAACTTTGTgtagaaaatataatataaaattaaaatcatactAGACTTCAACTAATATCGGGAGATTTCAcatgaatttattaaaaaaacaaaaaacatgaTTTCCTATAAGGACACCCACAACACAAATGTTATTGCTGGCAATGTCTATGGCACTGCAAAGTagagctgtttttttttaatctgcaTGGTAGAGCTGGCTATGGCTGCAGGCCTGCCTGCAGCGCAACGGCAACTACAGTAACTAGCAACAAAGTTCGGATGAGGTTTGCGCAAATCGGGAAAGATAACTTATTATAACTCAGTGAAACCTAAAACTGAATGGGTGCGGAGACAGATCAAAAACTCTCTTTATATGATCTAGCATCAATTACGGTGGCCACGTG encodes:
- the LOC107275660 gene encoding uncharacterized protein; protein product: MPCHPHSLELHCCWLLLRAMDMETAQERETRAWRWPLDTMACGLGDTGRFLFEWVPQLRCFGLGVVGVGAAGDPIPHGHGHTPHGRELELELFFPKCMESPASEAVVTGLPAHQDTMVMYDEFDELLQSFRDGNEEQQLVGFDSSCFLNEKNSDVTCFLDYDGDDLPLALSSVSPMEPLDNTVGQPQAELEHPPSSASSHGNVGPHASDTGASADKDCSSKRPATPEGNETASSKRSRTTAAPPPLSGAGTSVVYPFAVVKPSGLDGGATLADINARILTRPPRPVRHPVGEFACAPRAAAGGDRPAPSGKTVAGFTRLHTAGSGTITIIRTKG